The genome window CATTTGAATCCGAATGGTAAGTTTCATCTCTATTGGTACAGTGTATTGGAGCCACAACTCTCGATGAATACAGAAAGCACATTGAGAAAGATCCAGCCTTGGAAAGGCGATTCCAACCAGTCAAAGTTCCTGAACCAACCGTGGATGAAACCATTCAAATTTTGAGAGGGCTTAGAGAGCGTTACGAGATTCACCACAAGCTCCGTTACACTGATGAAGCCCTGGTATCTGCTGCACAGCTATCATACCAGTACATCAGGTAGGCATCCCTACTTCTATGTGCAATGTTGCTAATGCTGGATACTGTTGATGCttattaaaactaattaaatgTTTATAGTGTTTTGATGAGTACAAATGTCCTTTGTTATTGTTTGCATTCCCTCCTCATAACCCATCCGTAGAAATTAGTTGGTCTCCacttttctgtttgtttctgaTGGTGTTAGCTACCTATCTCTTTCCCCATGCACGTGTACTCGAATAGTTCTGTTCTGATTGATAATTGTGTATACTTCAGTGATCGCTTTCTGCCTGATAAGGCAATTGACTTGATTGATGAAGCCGGTTCTCGAGTTCGCCTTCGTCATGCACAGGTATGACCATTTCTAAGTTTTGATAGCCACCGTCTTCTTAAGCTCAGGGATTTTGTATTGATGGGGACATGCTAAATGTTTTTTACAGCTACCTGAAGAAGCTAGAGAGCTTGAGAAAGAGCTGAGGGCAATCACTAAAGAGAAGAACGAGGCTGTTAGAAGCCAAGACTTTGAAAAGGTACAGAACTCTGTTTCTGAATGCACTTTGCATCAGTATACACACTTGATTTCTAAAGGGCATGAATGTGAATCTGATTAGGCCACTGTGATCTAGGGGTGCTAAAACGTCCTGAATCAATAGAAATAGCTACTAGAAATAATTCTAAAATTTGAAGTTCTTTCTGTTGTAAAATTGATTTCAGAGTTAATGGGGTTTCTGATGGTAGATTAAGACTGTCAAATATCATCGTCTGTTAGGCCTGTGGCTTAAAAAAACTTGCATAAAGTTGAGCTGACAACATGCATTTTGGACAGGCTGGGGAGTTACGTGACAAAGAAATGGACCTAAAGGCACAGATCACAGCTGTTGTTGATAAAGGCAAGGAGATGAGCAAGGCAGAGAGTGAGGCAGGAGATGTAGGTCCTCTCGTGACTGAAGTGGATATTCAACATATTGTGTCCTCCTGGACTGGAATTCCAGTTGAGAAAGTGTCCACTGATGAATCAGACCGCCTCCTCAAGATGGAAGAGACCCTTCATAAGCGAGTGATTGGTCAGGATGAAGCAGTCAAGGCTATTAGTCGTGCTATTCGCCGAGCCCGTGTTGGACTGAAGAATCCTAATCGTCCTATTGCCAGTTTCATCTTTTCTGGTCCAACTGGGGTTGGGAAATCTGAGCTCGCTAAAGCTTTGGCTGCATACTACTTTGGTTCTGAAGAAGCCATGATTCGGCTTGATATGAGTGAGTTTATGGAGAGGCACACTGTTTCCAAGCTCATTGGTTCTCCCCCGGGTTATGTTGGTTACACAGAGGGAGGTCAGCTGACTGAAGCCGTTCGACGCCGTCCTTACACTGTGGTgctttttgatgaaattgagaaGGCTCATCCCGATGTCTTCAACATGATGCTTCAAATACTCGAGGATGGAAGATTAACCGACAGCAAGGGCAGAACCGTGGATTTCAAGAATACACTTCTGATAATGACATCTAACGTAGGAAGCAGTGTTATTGAGAAGGGAGGCCGACGCATAGGATTTGACCTTGATTATGATGAGAAGGATAGCAGTTACAATAGAATTAAGAGCTTGGTGACAGAGGAACTAAAACAATACTTCAGACCCGAGTTCTTGAACAGGTTGGACGAAATGATTGTTTTCCGTCAACTCACCAAGCTGGAGGTAAAGGAAATAGCAGATATAATGCTCAAGGAGGTATTCGAAAggttgaagaagaaggagataGAGCTTCAAGTGACGGAGAGGTTCAGAGACAGAGTGGTTGACGAAGGATACAACCCGAGCTACGGAGCCAGGCCTCTAAGAAGAGCGA of Malus sylvestris chromosome 6, drMalSylv7.2, whole genome shotgun sequence contains these proteins:
- the LOC126625688 gene encoding ATP-dependent Clp protease ATP-binding subunit ClpA homolog CD4B, chloroplastic, with translation MARNLVQSTYIPSVATGRRLGYSKGSGNARRTVMFCTLRAPAMRMSSYTGLRSVNALDVSVKPRHDLFSTVKFANTKRRERASRCVPKAMFERFTEKAIKVIMLAQEEARRLGHNFVGTEQILLGLIGEGTGIAAKVLKSMGINLKDARVEVEKIIGRGSGFVAVEIPFTPRAKRVLELSLEEARQLGHNYIGSEHLLLGLLREGEGVAARVLENLGADPSNIRTQVIRMVGESTEAVGAGVGGGTSGNKMPTLEEYGTNLTKLAEEGKLDPVVGRQPQIERVVQILGRRTKNNPCLIGEPGVGKTAIAEGLAQRIATGDVPETIEGKKVITLDMGLLVAGTKYRGEFEERLKKLMEEIKQSDEIILFIDEVHTLIGAGAAEGAIDAANILKPALARGELQCIGATTLDEYRKHIEKDPALERRFQPVKVPEPTVDETIQILRGLRERYEIHHKLRYTDEALVSAAQLSYQYISDRFLPDKAIDLIDEAGSRVRLRHAQLPEEARELEKELRAITKEKNEAVRSQDFEKAGELRDKEMDLKAQITAVVDKGKEMSKAESEAGDVGPLVTEVDIQHIVSSWTGIPVEKVSTDESDRLLKMEETLHKRVIGQDEAVKAISRAIRRARVGLKNPNRPIASFIFSGPTGVGKSELAKALAAYYFGSEEAMIRLDMSEFMERHTVSKLIGSPPGYVGYTEGGQLTEAVRRRPYTVVLFDEIEKAHPDVFNMMLQILEDGRLTDSKGRTVDFKNTLLIMTSNVGSSVIEKGGRRIGFDLDYDEKDSSYNRIKSLVTEELKQYFRPEFLNRLDEMIVFRQLTKLEVKEIADIMLKEVFERLKKKEIELQVTERFRDRVVDEGYNPSYGARPLRRAIMRLLEDSMAEKMLAREIKEGDSVIVDVDSDGNVTVLNGSSGAPESLPEPIPV